The segment GGCGTGCCGCAGGCCATGGCCTCCAGCACAGGCATGCCGAAGCCCTCGTAGAGCGAGGGGAAGGCGAAGGCCGCAGCCCCGGTGAGCAGCGCGGGCACATCGGCATCCGGCACATAGCCCAGGAAGCGGATGTGCTCGGCCACGCCCAGCGCGGCGGCCTTCTGCTCGATCGCCTGGGTAAGCCAGCCCAGCTTGCCCGCGATCGCCAGCCGCGCCCCGGCGCGCTCGGCCTCGCCCAGCGCCGCGAAGGCCTCGATCAGCCGCTCCAAGTTCTTGCGGGGCTGCACGGTGCCCACAAACAGCACATAGGGCGCGCCCGCCAGCCCGTGGCGCTCGCGGGCCTGGGCCACCGCCTCGGGCGGGCAGGGCCGGAAGCGCGGCGCGACGCCGTGGTGCACCACCTGGATCTTCTCGGCGGGCACGCGGGCGTGGCGCACCAGGTCATCCCGTGTCGCGCCCGAGATCGCGATCACATGGCTGGCCACGCGGGCGCTCCAGGCCGTGGAGAGCCGCAGGTACAGGCGGTGCGCCCGCGCGTGGGCCTCGGGGAAGTGGATGTAGCCCATGTCGTGGATGGTGACGACGGTGCGCGTGCGGCGCAGCGCGGGCGCGCCCAGCGGCACCACGTGCGCGGGCACGAACAGCACGTCGGGGGCGCGCGCCAG is part of the Chloroflexia bacterium SDU3-3 genome and harbors:
- a CDS encoding glycosyltransferase family 4 protein, whose product is MHIGIDASRMAVAARTGTEHYTYELLAALAQRDTRSRYTLYCNQMPAALPPLGSNFALRRIPFPRLWTHARLSGELLARAPDVLFVPAHVVPLGAPALRRTRTVVTIHDMGYIHFPEAHARAHRLYLRLSTAWSARVASHVIAISGATRDDLVRHARVPAEKIQVVHHGVAPRFRPCPPEAVAQARERHGLAGAPYVLFVGTVQPRKNLERLIEAFAALGEAERAGARLAIAGKLGWLTQAIEQKAAALGVAEHIRFLGYVPDADVPALLTGAAAFAFPSLYEGFGMPVLEAMACGTPVLTSTTSSLPEVAGDAALLVDPRDTAAITAGLARLLGDAALRADLAARGMRRAAQFTWDACARATLPILLGA